The Alnus glutinosa chromosome 7, dhAlnGlut1.1, whole genome shotgun sequence genome includes a region encoding these proteins:
- the LOC133873862 gene encoding probable WRKY transcription factor 49, which produces MEEVMPTWSDVSEEELVRELLDDQSPFFVLPEKTTEPKTNAFNEDAINRLISTVYSGPTIGDIENALSVTTPRKDHQLQELSQARISILERGLNKVENKYTLKIKSFGNVMADDGYKWRKYGQKSIKNSPNPRSYYRCTNPRCSAKKQVERSREDPETLIITYEGLHLHFAYPYFLHDQNQYVDPAIKKPKKTISQAQAQAHEAQEAHESPANLTTGRPVSSPPEDREGIIMGSQGLLEDMVPFMIRNPPNNTFSNSSSCSSYRSPPTSPSSLSWCPSYSATCFDIGI; this is translated from the exons ATGGAGGAAGTAATGCCTACTTGGTCAGATGTGTCGGAAGAGGAGCTCGTGAGAGAGCTTCTGGACGATCAGTCTCCTTTCTTTGTGTTACCGGAGAAGACGACTGAACCCAAGACAAATGCTTTCAACGAAGACGCCATTAACCGGCTCATCTCCACCGTCTATTCCGGGCCTACAATTGGAGATATTGAGAATGCATTATCTGTAACGACTCCCCGAAAGGACCACCAACTCCAAGAACTCTCACAAGCCAG AATTTCTATATTAGAAAGAGGTTTAAACAAGGTTGAGAATAAGTACACTCTGAAAATTAAGAGCTTTGGCAATGTGATGGCTGATGACGGATATAAATGGAGGAAGTATGGACAGAAGTCCATCAAGAACAGTCCAAATCCCCG GAGCTATTACAGGTGTACAAATCCAAGGTGCAGTGCAAAGAAGCAGGTGGAAAGGTCGAGGGAGGACCCAGAGACACTTATCATCACCTATGAAGGGCTCCACTTACACTTTGCTTACCCATACTTTTTACACGACCAAAACCAGTATGTGGATCCAGCAATCAAAAAGCCCAAGAAGACTATCTCACAGGCGCAGGCCCAGGCCCATGAAGCTCAAGAAGCCCATGAGAGCCCAGCAAATCTTACTACTGGGCGGCCGGTATCAAGCCCACCCGAGGACCGAGAAGGAATTATTATGGGCTCACAAGGGTTGCTTGAAGACATGGTGCCATTCATGATCAGAAACCCTCCCAACAATacattctcaaattcttcttcttgttcgTCTTACCGCTCGCCTccaacttcaccttcttctttGTCTTGGTGTCCTAGTTATTCTGCTACATGTTTTGATATAGGCATCTAG
- the LOC133873988 gene encoding cyclin-dependent protein kinase inhibitor SMR4, whose product MEVDERSEDGCTTPKSREFQIPAICACPPPPKKKSVSGRVRDPPKNGYFQPPDLDALFTVFAS is encoded by the coding sequence ATGGAGGTGGACGAGAGATCTGAGGACGGCTGCACGACGCCGAAGAGCAGGGAGTTCCAGATCCCGGCCATCTGCGCTTGCCCTCCGCCGCCGAAGAAAAAATCGGTAAGTGGAAGGGTCCGGGACCCACCGAAGAACGGGTATTTCCAACCGCCTGATCTTGACGCTCTGTTCACTGTATTTGCTTCCTAG